The Bacillus sp. B-jedd sequence ATAGTAGGCCAAAGGCTTATCCTGTTTTTTAATTCCCTTAATTTCACGAATGTTGCTTAGCCCCAGTTTTTCCATATTTGGCATATTGAGCCCGTTCATGGCTTCGGCAATATGGCCGAAAGTATCGGACCCTTTATCTCCAAATTTTTCAGCATCCGGCGCTTCGCCAATCCCCACTGAATCCATAACAATTAAAAAAATCCGGTTAAACATCTTTTTATTCAAATCTTTTTCCTCCTTTATTGTTGGAGACACAATCATAAGTTTAGTATACCCTTTAAGAAAAAATCATTAACTGCTGTAATAATGTCAGAAGTCTGACATCTATATTTTACTAAATCAACACGAAATTACAAGAAATATTATGGCAAAAGTTATAAGTAAAAAAGCCGGGTAATGTGTACCCGACTCTTGTAAACAATGAATATATTAAGCTCTTGGATGGAATTTGCTATAGACATCCCTCAGGCGGACTTTCGTTACATGGGTATAGATTTGTGTTGTTGATATGTCGGAATGGCCGAGCATTTCCTGGACCGCTCTTAGGTCGGCTCCATTTTCGAGCAAATGTGTCGCGAAGGAATGCCTTAGCGTATGCGGAGTCAAATCCTTGTCTATCCCTGCTTCCAAAGACAGCTTCTTAAGTATTTTCCAAAACCCCTGCCTCGTCAGCCTCTTTCCCTGATGGTTAAGGAACAGGGCATCTTCCTTCACTTTCTTGCTGATAAAACGCGGCCTTCCTTTCGACAGATACATTTCCAACGCTTCAGCCGCCGTTCTGCCCACTGGGATGATCCTTTCCTTATTCCCCTTTCCGATGCAGCGCAAGAATCCCATGCTTAAATGCAGATCGTCCATATTAAGCCCAATAAGCTCACTGACCCTTATGCCGGTGGCATAGAGAATTTCAAGCATCGCTTTATCCCTCAGTCCAAAATGGTCCTGTTTCCCAGGTGCTTCAAGGAGGATTTCTACCTCCTGCATACTTAGCACTTTTGGAAGCGTCCTTTCCAGCTGTGGTGATTCAATATGGACAGTCGGATCGTGCTCAGCCGCCTTGTCCCTCAATAGAAACTGGTGGAAGGACCGGATGGATGCCACATGCCGGGCAATTGTTTTCGCCGACTTTCCCTCAGCCTTTAAGACCCCCAGAAATTGCATGATGTGTGTCCGTTGAATCTCATCGAGGGATGCCGTTTCATTGACAGCCTTCAGATGCCGCAAATAGTTTTTAAGGTCCCGCTCATAAGCAATCAGCGTATTTTGCGAGAGTCCCTTCTCCACCATTAAAAAGTGGATGAAATCTTTCAAATGGTCTTCCATCATGGTGCATTACTCCCCGCTCTTATAGAACAATACCAGCCGGTCCAGCCATTCAGGGTTTTCTGTTCCCCCAGGATTAAAAACCTTTACGGCCGCTCCCTTTGGCTTATCATACCGGTGATAGTTCTGATACTCCTCATGTATCCACATCATACCATAATAAAAGAGCAGCGTGGAGGCAATAAAGAGGATTAACACCTTCATCGTATG is a genomic window containing:
- the xerD gene encoding site-specific tyrosine recombinase XerD, which encodes MEDHLKDFIHFLMVEKGLSQNTLIAYERDLKNYLRHLKAVNETASLDEIQRTHIMQFLGVLKAEGKSAKTIARHVASIRSFHQFLLRDKAAEHDPTVHIESPQLERTLPKVLSMQEVEILLEAPGKQDHFGLRDKAMLEILYATGIRVSELIGLNMDDLHLSMGFLRCIGKGNKERIIPVGRTAAEALEMYLSKGRPRFISKKVKEDALFLNHQGKRLTRQGFWKILKKLSLEAGIDKDLTPHTLRHSFATHLLENGADLRAVQEMLGHSDISTTQIYTHVTKVRLRDVYSKFHPRA
- a CDS encoding YqzK family protein, which gives rise to MVSFCKAVYHTMKVLILFIASTLLFYYGMMWIHEEYQNYHRYDKPKGAAVKVFNPGGTENPEWLDRLVLFYKSGE